The sequence below is a genomic window from Candidatus Auribacterota bacterium.
GCCAATATCCTTTGGTAATTAAGCCCCCGATAGCCCCTTCTGCAATAACCATTAAGTTCGGGGCTAAATCGTATACGGTATTGTGAATTGTTCCTCTCCTGCTCCAATATCTTTTTAAGAAATTTCTCAGCCTGCGCTTTACTTTGCTCTGGAAGCCCGTCGTAGTCGGATAGGATAACAGTACGATGCGCCATTATATATAGCCTCGCGTGTAATATATACTATACGTCACGTATAGTCAATGACAAAATCTTGATTTTTATCGAAGCCTTTGAATAAACATTTTTTATGCCGTGCGAACCACCCTCCGCCACCTGGCTCCGGCAGGAATTCTCGACACACACAAAGAGAATACGCATTTTTTGTGTTATGACCTCGAAGCCTCACGCCGGAACCGGTGCGCCGTCTTCTTGCAGATCCACACAAGCCACAACATTGTGGGCACCTCGATGAGGACCCCGACCACCGTGGCGAGGGCCGCCCCCGAGGAGAGGCCGAAGAGGAGCGTGGCGGTCGCGATGGCGACCTCAAAGTGGTTGGAGGCTCCGATCATGGCGCTCGGGGCAGCGTCCTCATAGCTGAGGCGCATTACTTTTGCGAGGCCATAGGTGATCCAAAAGATCAGCATGGTCTGCAGGAATAGGGGGATCGCGAGCCAGAGAATGGTGAGCGGTTTCGAAGTGATGATCTCGCCCTTGAAGGAGAAGAGGAGCACCAGGGTGAGGAGGAGGGCAATGATCGTGACCGGGGTGAGGACGTGGAGGAACTTCTCCCTGAACCACGTGTCCCCCTTCGCCTGGATGACCCACTTCCGCGAGTAGTAGCCGGCCACAAGGGGCAGCGCCACGTAGATCGCGATGGAGAGCACGAGCGCCTGCCACGGGACGGGGATGCGGCCCACACCGAGGAGAAAGCCGCCGAGGGGACCGTAGAGGAAGAGCATGGAGAGGGAGTTGATCGCCACCATGACGAGCGTGTGGCCGTCGTTCCCCCGCGCGAGGTACCCCCACACGAGGACCATCGCCGTGCAGGGGGCGATCCCGAGGAGGATGCACCCGGCGAGGTAGCTCCGCCAGAGCGGCACCTCGATCATTTTCATCCCGCCGTGCATGACAACCTTACCCGCGCCGTACATCGCCCCGAGATCGAGATTGAGCCCGAACGGCATTTTCACGTAATCCATCGCATCCGCGCCGATAAACTTGATGAAGAGCGTCCCCAGGAAAAAGACGGCGATGGCGTACATGGTGAACGGCTTAATCGCCCAGTTCGCGAACAGCGTGAGGGCCACCGGCTTCGGCGTCCTGCCCGCGCTCACCACCTCGGCGAAATCTATCTTTACCATGATCGGGTACATCATAAAAAAGAGGCAGATGGCGATCGGGATAGAAACGACGGGGGCCCCGCCCACATAGATGGCGAGCCCGTCAAGGAAGGTAGCCACCCCCGGGGCGATCCGCCCCAGCCAGATCCCCGCAAAGATACAGAGGATGACCCATACCGTGAGGTATTTCTCGAATACCCCCAACCCGCGCTCGACCGGTTTAACTTCCACCCTCATATGAAAGTCCTCTTTTCTTATCGGCACGTAATGTCAAAAGATATTGTAAAGCAACCGCAGATTTCTCTGATTATTTATGCCTTTTCTGAGTAAATCAGTGGTGATTTATTCACCACAGATTGGCGCAGACTTCCTCCCCCCAAAAAATCTTCACAACTATCTGTGCAATCCGTGGTTGCATTCAGCTCTTTCATAGAACTTTTGACACTACCTATCGGCAGGGTAGGTATCTCGGCGCCTGTTATGAGGTTTTAACTGCTTTGACCTTGATGCTTGCGACAGAATCTTCAAGTTCCCGTATCTTCTCCGGGCTTGTTCCATACGCTTCGACAACCGCCTGCGCCGTCACGTCGTGGGCCATGTCTTCGATCGGGAATGCATGCTCCTCGAGGACCTCGATCCCTCCAAACCCCGCGGTTTTAATGGCGCCGAGATACTCGTCCTTGAGGACCGCTCCCGAGATGCATCCGACATACGCTGAGACGGAATCCCTGATCGCCGCCGGCAGTTCCCTGCGCAGCACGATGTCTGACACCATGAGCCTTCCGCCGGGCTTCAAGACCCGTAACGCCTCGCGGAATACCCGCGGCTTATCCGGTGACAGATTGATCACACAATTAGAGATCAAGACGTCCACGGAAGCGTCGGCGACAGGGAGCTTCTCAATCTCCCCGAGCCTGAACTCCACATTCCCCGCGCCCCACTTTCGCGCGTTCTCCCGCGCCTTCTCGACCATCTCGGTCGTCATATCTACGCCGATGACCCTCCCCCGCTCCCCCACTCTTCCCGAAGCGAGAAAACAATCGAATCCCCCGCCCGAACCAAGATCGAGAACGATCTCTCCCTTTTTCAGCGAAGCATGGGCGAGCGGGTTGCCGCACCCGAGGCCGAGGTTTGCCCCCTCGGGAGCCTCCTTAAGCTCATTTTTTGAGTAACCTATGTGCGTGCTTATGGACTCGGCCGTGCTGCCCGAACAGCACGAAGACGAAGGGCCGCAGCAAGAATCTTGTCCCTTCGCCACCTTCGCGTATGCCTCCCGCACAACCTCTCTTATGCGAATTTCATCCGGCGTCTCTTCTCTGCCTTTCATGTCATTCTCCCTTCAGGAATTTCTATTTCTCCATTTTCTGCCTCATCCATCCCATTGTTGAATAGCGCGGCCGTCGCATCCTGACTATGGTAAGCCCGCCCGGATGGCCGGTTCGTCACGGTACCGAACGATGGGCTTCACATCGTCCCCGTTTCACGCCTTGACCACAGCAGGAGCGTAGAGCTGAAAACGACCGTCACGCAGCCTGCCTCCTGAAAGATAACCGCAATAATCGGTGTCATCAATCCCAGGACACCCAGGGTGAGTCCGATGACATTGTAGATCATGGAAAAAAAGATATTCAGTTTGATTCGACGCAGGACTTTCGCCGACATCCACATGAAGTCGGCAACACCCGATATATCATCGTTCATAAGAGTGACGTCGGCTGTTTCTATGGCCACGTCCGTGCCTGCGGCGCCCATGGCGATTCCCACATCTGCCAAAGCCAGTGCCGGGGCATCGTTAACGCCGTCGCCGATCATTCCGACGATGTGGCCCTCGGCCCGCAGTTTTCTGACAAACTCCTGCTTCTGCTCGGGAAGCAGTTCGGCCTGGAAATCATCAACGCCGATCGCCCTGGCCACCGCTTCGGCAACCCGGGGATGATCGCCGGTCAGCATGGTAATTCTCTCAACTCCCATAGTCTTGAGTAACCGGATGGTTTCAGGGATCTCAGGACGGATCTCATCGGCAATCGCCAGCACGCCGATCACTTCATCGTTGTGCGCGACGAGGACGGCGGTGCGTCCCTGCTCCGATTGTTTGGCAATCTCGCGATCAACCCGAGTGACGATGGGCACACCGGCCTCCTGAAGGAAGGCCTGCTTCCCGACCAGAATGTTCGCGGTGTTCCATCGGGCCTCAACCCCCATGCCCGTCGCGCTCACAAAATGGTCCGGGTCGGGAATGTCGAGGTTCCTCTCTCTGCCGGCGGCCAGAATGGAACGCGCCAACGGATGCTCTGAATATTTTTCCGCGATGCATGCCATGCGCAGAATGTCCTCCGGGCCTTTGCCGTTGAAGGAGATGATGCCTTCAACCCTGGGCCTGCCGAAGGTGAATGTTCCCGTCTTGTCCACGAGGAGGTGGTTTATCTTATGGCCCAGTTCCAGGAAGATACCGCCTTTTATGAGGACCGCCCGGCGCGCCATATTGGAAACACCGGCGGTCACGGCGGTCGGCGTGGCAATGGCGAAGGCGCAGGGACACGCCACAAGCAGAACGGAAACGGCAACCCTGATATCGCCGGAAATGACAAAGGCGACGATCGCAAGCAGAACCACCGCAGGCAGAAACCATGTCGTGAAACGGTCCGCCATATTCTGAATGGGCGCGCGCGTGCCTTGCGCTTCCTGAACCAGGTGTACAATTCTTGCGAGGGTGGTGTTCTCTCCAACCTTTTCCGTGCGAATGTCGAGTCGGCCGGACTCGTTGAGTGTCCCGCTGAAAACACTGCTTCCCCGGAACTTCTCGACCGGCATGGACTCACCGGTGATCGGAGCCTGATTGACGCTGCTTGCGCCGGCGGTCACCACGCCGTCCACCGGGATTCGCGCGCCGGGCTTGACCACCACCACGTCACCCACCTGAAGCTCGGCAACCGGGACGACGACCTCTTCCCCCTGTCGGCGAACGGTCGCCATCCCGGGGGCAAAATTCAGAAGGTCGCGGATGCTCTTCCGGGTCTTGTCGAGGGTGTAGGACTCCAGCGCCCCGGCGGCGGCCATGATAAAAACGATGATGGCGGCGGGCCTGAACTCACCGACCGCCATTGTGGCCATGAGTGCGACCACGACAAACACGTTGACCGTGATTTTCCGCTTGAAAATATCCTTGAAGCCGGCAATGAACCTTTGAAAGCCGCCGAATATGACGGCCACAATGGCGAGCGCCGCATTGACGAAATGAGGGCCGATTCCCCAGTGAGCGAGAATCCAACTCGCCAGGGTCAGGACCGCGACAGCGGCCGGGACGATGGACAAGACGGCAAGGTCTTTATACGGGGTTGCATCGTGTCTTTGATGATTGCTCATCACGCAAT
It includes:
- the arsB gene encoding ACR3 family arsenite efflux transporter encodes the protein MRVEVKPVERGLGVFEKYLTVWVILCIFAGIWLGRIAPGVATFLDGLAIYVGGAPVVSIPIAICLFFMMYPIMVKIDFAEVVSAGRTPKPVALTLFANWAIKPFTMYAIAVFFLGTLFIKFIGADAMDYVKMPFGLNLDLGAMYGAGKVVMHGGMKMIEVPLWRSYLAGCILLGIAPCTAMVLVWGYLARGNDGHTLVMVAINSLSMLFLYGPLGGFLLGVGRIPVPWQALVLSIAIYVALPLVAGYYSRKWVIQAKGDTWFREKFLHVLTPVTIIALLLTLVLLFSFKGEIITSKPLTILWLAIPLFLQTMLIFWITYGLAKVMRLSYEDAAPSAMIGASNHFEVAIATATLLFGLSSGAALATVVGVLIEVPTMLWLVWICKKTAHRFRREASRS
- the arsM gene encoding arsenite methyltransferase; translated protein: MKGREETPDEIRIREVVREAYAKVAKGQDSCCGPSSSCCSGSTAESISTHIGYSKNELKEAPEGANLGLGCGNPLAHASLKKGEIVLDLGSGGGFDCFLASGRVGERGRVIGVDMTTEMVEKARENARKWGAGNVEFRLGEIEKLPVADASVDVLISNCVINLSPDKPRVFREALRVLKPGGRLMVSDIVLRRELPAAIRDSVSAYVGCISGAVLKDEYLGAIKTAGFGGIEVLEEHAFPIEDMAHDVTAQAVVEAYGTSPEKIRELEDSVASIKVKAVKTS
- a CDS encoding cation-translocating P-type ATPase; the encoded protein is MSNHQRHDATPYKDLAVLSIVPAAVAVLTLASWILAHWGIGPHFVNAALAIVAVIFGGFQRFIAGFKDIFKRKITVNVFVVVALMATMAVGEFRPAAIIVFIMAAAGALESYTLDKTRKSIRDLLNFAPGMATVRRQGEEVVVPVAELQVGDVVVVKPGARIPVDGVVTAGASSVNQAPITGESMPVEKFRGSSVFSGTLNESGRLDIRTEKVGENTTLARIVHLVQEAQGTRAPIQNMADRFTTWFLPAVVLLAIVAFVISGDIRVAVSVLLVACPCAFAIATPTAVTAGVSNMARRAVLIKGGIFLELGHKINHLLVDKTGTFTFGRPRVEGIISFNGKGPEDILRMACIAEKYSEHPLARSILAAGRERNLDIPDPDHFVSATGMGVEARWNTANILVGKQAFLQEAGVPIVTRVDREIAKQSEQGRTAVLVAHNDEVIGVLAIADEIRPEIPETIRLLKTMGVERITMLTGDHPRVAEAVARAIGVDDFQAELLPEQKQEFVRKLRAEGHIVGMIGDGVNDAPALALADVGIAMGAAGTDVAIETADVTLMNDDISGVADFMWMSAKVLRRIKLNIFFSMIYNVIGLTLGVLGLMTPIIAVIFQEAGCVTVVFSSTLLLWSRRETGTM